A window of Castanea sativa cultivar Marrone di Chiusa Pesio chromosome 1, ASM4071231v1 contains these coding sequences:
- the LOC142609047 gene encoding protein BIG GRAIN 1-like D has translation MDRWEKTLREDRYSHERKNPSFSTTLLDKIYRSIDDGDKRSGELKFYRETMGKKQSKGSGKSNRALEEEEVASLRRACLIEKWMDKKAKEKATTHRRQYLTELERKSQHDHDHDQDVLFFSSTSSSSDSSSGGFSSSDTESVFGVRSRSSCFAPPRPKSVCSSVSARSERTERKQSTLYQEQRELHMCDDHNHNTTTTTTTGQTPKLEEGIIKSKSRALKIYASLKKVKQPISPGGRFANFLNSLFATGNTKKTKNTSTSSIQGYDDAVIVERKSKSVQASTACSSASSFSRSCLSKNSPSSREKLRNGVKRTVRFYPVSVIVDEDCRPCGHKCLYEEDNSSLMAGSVPTAWKIGRSPTRRNEEELKFQVLEKTRRVEEAAREFLRDYHHQKQKKNEITMRDFHAKNDYIYEDDDDASSCSSSDLFELDHLVVMGKNRYSEELPVYETTHVDTNRAIANGLIM, from the coding sequence ATGGATAGGTGGGAGAAAACATTGAGAGAAGATAGATACAGCCACGAAAGAAAAAACCCGTCTTTCTCTACAACTCTACTGGACAAAATTTACCGTTCCATTGACGACGGTGACAAAAGGAGtggagaattgaaattttacagaGAAACAATGGGAAAAAAACAGAGCAAAGGTAGTGGGAAAAGCAATAGAGCTCTGGAAGAGGAAGAGGTGGCTAGTCTTCGCCGAGCCTGTTTGATCGAGAAGTGGATGGATaagaaggccaaagaaaaggctACTACACATCGAAGACAGTACTTGACAGAATTGGAGAGAAAATCACAGCACGATCATGATCATGACCAAGATGTTCTGTTCTTCAGCTCCACTTCAAGCTCTTCAGATTCTAGTTCCGGAGGATTCTCATCCTCTGATACGGAGTCTGTGTTCGGTGTGAGATCGAGGTCCTCCTGTTTCGCACCTCCAAGGCCTAAATCTGTATGCAGCAGCGTCTCTGCCCGATCGGAGAGAACAGAGAGGAAACAGAGCACTCTGTATCAAGAACAGAGGGAGTTGCATATGTGTGATGATCATAATCATAataccactactactactactacaggGCAGACTCCAAAGCTTGAGGAAGGCATAATTAAGTCAAAATCGAGGGCATTAAAGATTTATGCCAGTCTAAAGAAGGTGAAACAGCCAATTTCACCTGGTGGTCGCTTCGCGAATTTCCTAAATTCTCTTTTTGCAACAGGGAATACAAAGAAAACGAAGAACACGTCAACATCGTCAATTCAAGGGTATGATGATGCTGTTATCGTGGAGAGGAAATCCAAGTCAGTGCAAGCCTCAACAGCTTGTTCTTCTGCATCTTCGTTTTCAAGATCATGCCTGAGCAAAAATTCACCTTCTTCTAGAGAAAAGCTACGCAATGGGGTTAAAAGGACGGTCCGATTCTACCCGGTAAGTGTGATTGTGGACGAAGATTGTCGTCCATGTGGGCATAAATGCTTGTACGAGGAAGACAATTCAAGTCTAATGGCGGGGTCAGTGCCAACAGCGTGGAAAATTGGACGATCTCCTACAAGAAGGAATGAAGAAGAGCTCAAATTCCAGGTCTTGGAGAAAACCCGGCGCGTGGAAGAGGCGGCTAGAGAGTTTCTAAGAGATTATCATcatcaaaaacagaaaaagaacgAGATAACAATGCGAGATTTTCATGCCAAAAATGATTATATttatgaagatgatgatgatgcatcCAGTTGCTCAAGCTCAGATCTTTTTGAGCTTGATCACCTTGTTGTAATGGGGAAAAATAGGTATAGTGAAGAACTTCCAGTGTATGAAACCACTCATGTTGATACTAATCGGGCCATTGCTAATGGCTTGATAATGTAA